Within Macaca nemestrina isolate mMacNem1 chromosome X, mMacNem.hap1, whole genome shotgun sequence, the genomic segment TCTAGAatgtttacattatatatttactGGTTCAGCAGCCTAACCTGAAaatatgaaatctgaaatgcttcaatgagcatttcctttggaTGCCATGTCGGTACTCAagaaattttggattttggagcatttaggattttggatttctggattagggatactcaacctgtattggTGTACAGAGTGACACATATGttcaaatacttttcaaaaaggATGCCAAAGTAAGTTAATTAAGAAAGAACAGTCTGGAATAGACTGAATATTTGATAGTAACTTATCTTTCTTACTTAACCTCTCTTCTGCTCTGGTTAATCTGCTATTAAGTCTATATATGAAATTCTTCTTTTGTTGCTGCTctttaaattttgtgtttcttttatatatatattaaattcttaattttcagttttcattagattattttatatatcCCAGTTCCCCAGTGAAATTCttactattaacatttttttttttgagacagagtcttgctctgttgcccaggctggagtgctggagtgctggagtgcagcagtgcagtcttggcttactgcaacctctgcctcctgggttcaagcaattcttgtgcctcagcctcccgagtagctaggactacaggtgcgcaccaccatgcccagctaattttttagtaaagacggggtctcactatgttgccctggctggtctcaatctcctgggctcaagggatcctcctgcctcagcctcccaaagtgctgggattataggtgtgaggcaccacacctggcatcATTTTAAAGTAGAAGTCAAATAATAAATGGATCACTTGTTgatctgagaaaaagaaagaatattcttttcaaaaatattactgGAACAATTGGAAatgcatatgtaaaaataatataaaaatatgttgacccttacctcacaccagatacaaaaattaagtcattaACAGTcatagacttaaatataagaactAAAATTATGAATCTCctggaagaaaacatacagaaaaaatcTCTGTTACCCTGGGTTAGTGAGAGATTTtctaaagaggacacaaaaagcatgaaccgtaaaagaaaaatttaataaattggactttataaaaacagaaacatttgtttttcaaaagataCTGTTATGAACAATCAAGCCACAGCCTAGGAGTAAATACTTGCAAAACACTTAtatccacaatatataaagaactctcacaatTTAATAACAAACAATGGCAAAAGATTACAATAGACACTTCACCACAGAacatatacagatggcaaataagcacatgaaaacatgctcaacatcactgatcattacagaaatgcaaatttaaatcaCAATGAGATCCCCCTATATACCTACTAGAAAGGTGTGTTGTTGGTGGGAAAACAAAATAGTACAGCCACactagaaaacagtttggcaatatcttattattattttttgagagacagagtctcactgtgtcacccaggctggagtagagtggcatgatctcggctcaccgcaacctccacctcctgggttcaagcaattctcctgcctcagcttcccaagtagctgggattacaggcatgtgccaccacacccagctaatttttgcatttttagtagagacggggtttcactatatgttggccaggctggtctcaaattcctgaccttaagtgatccactcgccttggcctcccaaagtgctgggattacaggcgtgaggcaccacacccggcccaatgtcttataaagttaaacatatgctTACCATATGGCCAAGCAATCTCACTCcagatatttacccaagagataTGAAAACACAGATCCACAGAAATGCCTGTACAAGAATGTCTGCCAGCTTCattcataataacaaaaaaaaccccGGGACAATTCAAATGTGCATTAACTGGTCCATCGACAGACAAACTGGAACACTACTCAGCTATCAAAAGGAACAAactgatacatgccacaacatggatgaacctaaaaTGCATTaaggtaagtgaaagaagccagccacatGACATTCTAGAAAGAACCAAACTAGAAGGAAAAGAGATCAAGCCTGGGATGAGGAGAGAGACTGAATTATAAAAGGAAACATGGAGTTTTTTGTGGGGGATGAAAATGTCCAACACTTTTATTGTAGTAGTAGTAATTACACAGCTACATAGTTGTCAAAACTATACAACTGTACACCTAAGAAAGATAAATTTCATGGTACGTACATTATACCTTAAtcaatttcatttgaaaaaataaaaggaatgcaGTCACatcaacataaatatataatgatcacatataaaaacacatatagaaAATTACGTTCAAACATTAACATGTATGGCCAAAGATCATATGGTGCCATAAgggcattttgttttattaaaatacttCATGAGTACTAATGATAAAGTACTAACAAATATTGAACTCTAATTAATGATATGCCTGTGGAGGTACTTAGGGGTTAAGGGTACTGATCTCTGTAACTTCCTTTGAAATgcactataaaaaaataaatcgaATTTATGGAAATTGGAGGAACTGGCAGATGGACAGGGGATAAATATAGCCAAATGTTTATAGTTATTATAAATCTAGGTGGAGGTATTATATGGGTGTTCAATCTACAATTCTTTTActtgttttatataaaaattttcataataaaatgttggggGAAGCTAGATAAAAAACAGCAAAGTAAACTGAAAGtaagtaggaaaaagaaaataaggccgggcgcggtggctcaagcctgtaatcccagcactttgggaggccgagacgggcggatcacgaggtcaggagaacgagaccatcctggcgaacacggtgaaaccccgtctctactgaaaaaatacaaaaaactagccgggcgaggtggcgggcgcctgtagtcccagctacacaggaggctgaggcaggagaatggcgtaaacccgggaggcggagcttgcagtgagctgagatccagccactgcgctccagccccggcgacagagcgagactccgtctcaaaaaaaaaaaaaaaaaaaaaaaaagaaaagaaaagtaaaagaaatcaataaaacagaaaaatggtagagaaaattaacaaagctaAAACTTctatgaaaagatcaacaaacttgaaataaatttcagtttGTACTACTACATGAGACTGGACAGTTTTCATTACTGTAATGAGGCTACTCTTGAAAGGAACAGTTCCCAGAAGATTTGTATTATCTCAGAATGACCAGTGAACTTATGGGACCAGCCAGAGGTTTcatccaggagacagagggaaAAATATAGTTCCTGAAATAGATTCAAATATGGAGAAACAGGGAAGAAATTCAAGTTGCTTTCTGCTGCATTCTGCTTCCAACCCTGGGAGTTTGGAGAGCTATCTAGGAGTGAGTCCATGTGCTCCTGTCTTTCCATCCCATCCTGCTCGCATGCTCATTGCTGTCTCCTATTCCCTTGCAATTCCTCTCAGCAGATATTTCAAGTAGTGGATCTTAACCAAAGATGGGCATCAGAACCCTCTGGAGTGTCACTCAAAATGCACACAACCAGGCCTACCCTAGGCTTTCTGAAACAATTTCTACAGTGGGGCCTACTCATGAATATTCTGATAGATCCACAGGTAACTATGTAATACATCTCTGGTTAACAACCACTACATTAAATTAAAGAAAACGTTTTTTATggataataacaacaataaaaacagtgataacatttgttgagtgttCCCTTTATGCCAGGCACCCTTTTAGGTGCTTTACATGGATCAACTCATTAATTTCTGAAAATCATTCAGTTCTATCATTAGCCCCACAACAGGTAGAGAGGCCAACCAATGTGTACACAGTGATAGCTAGTGAGGAAAGTGGCCAGAAGTCCAGTCCAGGCTATGTGGCTCCACAGTCACTCTTAGCCACTTGTATGTGGATGAATAACAAAGCTCCTTCCTCTGCCCAGGTCCAAATCAATCAGtgcaatatttattgaatgtcttcCACCAGTCCCACACTGGAACAAGTCAGAACAAGATGTAGGCTCTTATGTCTAGGGGTTGTGTTTGAGCTAAAGAAATGAGCCACTGGCACTtagctatatttttttaaaagttaccatATGAAATGCATAGCtatattatttaaagttataaatgTAACCAATAAAGGAACTAAAAATAAGCATATAACAAACTTGTGAAGAGCTGGGGAGTGGAAGGCCAAAGTGTGAGGGAAATCCTTACTTTTCATAGAGGGAAGATAAAACTGAAAACCCATAAAATGCAGATATAAAGGTATTCCCTAAACCTATGGAGGTGCTCACCAGAACCAAAAAGAGAAATCTTTAGAAGAAGCTGCCCTTGGGGGGTGTGATTGGGAATGTACCTAAGATTACTTTTTAGCCTATACTGTTCTGCACTCTTAGACTGAATATATAAATGtctgtattttaatataatagtTTTTCTTATGAGGGAATTGTGACTCAGGAGGGTAGACTGTGCCTGAATTTGCTTTTCCTCCCTTCTAGGACAGCACTGAAATGAGAACAAGACATACAGTCATTACAATTCCAGGCATCACTGGAAGAAAGCAAGCATACCATCAGCACACCAGAAATCCTGATGAATCTCGAAGCAGCAGATATGGAATTACACTGAGCAACAAAGAGGTTATCATCACCCAAAACATTCCTGGAGGAAGCTACAGAATGGTGGGAGCCACAAATGCCAGCACAGGGAGGATCTCAGAGAATAGGTGTGTGTGCTGAGGAGTGGGTTCTGGAGGAAGCCATCTGAGGAGTCCTTGGGGCCAGCACCTGACTACAGCTGATGCTCTGAAATTAATCTCTAATgagcagtgattctcaagctTTACTGTGTCTATGGGGTCCCTGGGGAGCTTGTTGAAATGCACATTCTCCTTCAGAAAATCTAGAGTGAGGCCTCAGATTCTGATTTTCTACTTAGTGCCCCAACAATGCCCAGGCTGCTGGTTCATCGATCACCCTCTGAAGAGTAACACCATTCTAAACAGGCTTCTTTGCCATGGGCCAGTGAAGGGGGTACTatgaaggggagagaaagagcaGACCAGTGTATCAGAAGAGTTTCTGGATCCTTGTGGGCAGCCCACAGGAAAAATAGACAAGGAAAAAGCAGCTCTATGCAGGACTAAAATATGGTTCACTGAAGTATTCCACCTTGGGAGTAATGTCCTCTCgagtgtgtttattttttgaataagtaaagagataataacaaaaacaagagTTGAATGGGAAGGATGTATTAAAAAATGGAGGAATCTGATAACAAGTAGTATGAAGTCAGATTTGTAACAGTCTGAGAAGAAATaagtagagaaaacagaaaatggtgTGAGGTTTACAGTGTTAACCACAAAGTGAGAGCAGGCAAGAACATGGTGGGTACCTGGTTGGGTAAAGGTCACTGGCAAAGCTTTGGTGTCTAtactgactcaaaaacaaaaaaacaaaaaaacaaacaggcatGATAATCTACCTTaggctaaaaaacaaaaacaaaaacaaaaaacaaaaaacaaacaaacaaaaaaaagtccaaattTCAGCCTGAAAGGGCCCACAGTATGCCTAATAAAGAGGAAATGCTGACATCTATTAATACATCTACCATGGTGAAAATACAAAAGGCCAAGAAGGTGGGAGAATAAGTCTTAAAAGCTTCCAGAAAGGTGGTGGGAGAGGAATGAGAAGAGGCTTGGCACTTCTCACTAACAAGCCAGGAGGGTGGAaggtagaaatgggatctcagaACAAGAGTAGCCACAATCTATGGGAACGCCAAGCAAAGAACGCAGAGACTGTAACCAGTGGCCAGGCAGAGGCCTCATTTGGACATGACAACAGTTCCGCTCATCAGAGCCTAGGCATGTCCACAAGTCCGGGGCTCTCAGAAGAGCTCCTGAGCTCATCCCAGAGGCCAAGCTGTCACCAACCAACCTGGTCCCTTTCCCCGGCCTGACTCACCTGGCCTGTCCTCACCTGCACAGGTCCGTACCGGGGTCCCTCCATCTGCCATCCAGGACTCTTCTCCTGGTCCCAACCTGAAGATCACATCTGGCTTCGCAACTAGATACCCTGTTCAGGGGACATGACACAGGACTTCGTTATTAACGCTGAGGAATTCCAGAACCTAGGCCCACCCCTGCAGGCTGAAGGTGGCACGGCCTCAGGGATGGCCCCAAGCACACAGCCATCTGCCCCTCAGTACAGAACATTCACATAGCAAGCAAGGGCACCAACATGCTCTCCAGAGTCCAACGGGGACTACGAATACTGCACAGTTGGCTGTAACCCAAACTCACTGAGGGTGGTAACCCACACTCATTGTTCCCAGGCCCCAGAGCTTGGAGCAGCTGAGAAAGAAACACAGTACTGGGGGCATTCTGCATCACCCCGTGGCGCGGTCCCTCACCCACGGACACCAGGTGGCTGTAGTTCTCAAGCATGACATCCCTGTAGAGGTTCTTCTGGGCAGAGTCCAGTTGCTGCCACTCCTCCAGGGTGAAGTCCACAAACACGTCCTTGAAGGTCAATGATTCCTGTAATGGCACATTCCTCTTTAGCATGccaggaccagcctggggcaCCGGGACATGGCACCTCACGCACATGGAGGGCTTACTCTGTGCCCTCTAGGAGAAACTTGACAGATGAAGAGTGTGAGGCGCACAGAGCCTAAGTAACTagcccaggtcacacagccaggaatgAGGGAGTCGAATCCATGCGGTCTGGCTCCCGCATCCacactggccttttttttttttttttttttttttgagactgagtcttgctctgtcacccaggctggagtgcagtggcgtaatctcggctcactgcaacctctgcctcccgggttcaagcaattctcctgcctcagcctccagagttgctgggactacaggagcccaccaccatgcccgcctaatttttgtatttttagtacagacggggtttcaccatgttggccaggctggtctcgaacccctgacctcgtgatctgcccaccttggcctcccaaagtgctgggattacaggcgtgagccatcgtgcccggcctggCCTTTCTTATATAATTGTTCTTATGCCAGTCACTAGTCAGTTTGGCATAGTATATTACATAGAGTATCTATATGACTAAAATCATTTTGAACTTTATAAGAGAAACAGATAGGCTATGAGAAATATCTCACCctggaaattcattcattcaacacatgtTTACTGAATAGAGGCCAGACTGGTAAGTCCTGTGAAGTAAAGACTGATACAAAACCACACCTCTTGAACTCAAGGAGCTTCAGTTTAGTGGAGGGAGAAAAGCGACACTTAGACACTCATAGATGAAACCGAGGCAGCGAGGAAGCCTGCCTCACAGGGACAGTGACAGATGTAGGACAGGGTCCGGGTGGTCCACAAAGGAGGAAGTCAGTCCTGCCTGGGGCTGACAGAGCAGGCTTTGCAGGGGACACAGAGCTACAACGAACAGTTCTAAACATAGCTAATCAACCATGACAAACCGTTCTAACCTTCGCTCATCAATCATGAAACAAAGAACAGGAAGCCAGAGGTCTGTGGCCCGAGCAGCTGACTGAGGCAAAAGGGGAAAGGTCTGTGCTTGGCCTTGTCACCACCAAACAAGAACTCACTTCTACAAGGGCCCCAATTCCTCGCAAAGACTAATAACCCACCTGTTTCTGCTCCAGATCCCATCCTGTCACACCCACACTTGCTGGCCTTCAATTCAAGCCACTCGTTGCACCCGTAAGGCCCAAATCAGCCACAGTGGCACTAGTTTGCCCAGCTGTGCAGGAGAGGGGACAGGAAAGCCAGCCTGCCAGAGGGCGGTGACAGGCAGGTTTCTCCAGCAGGAGGGCTTCTCAGAGCAATCCAGGAGCTGGTAGCCCAAACTGCCCCTCCCTCGTGAGAGCTCTGCTGCCAGGGAACAAAACCACACTGCTGAGTGCTAGGATGAAACAAATGTTGCTTGGAAGCTCTAACCTGTTCCATAGACCAATATCTCTTGTAATGGTCCCAGTGGCATGGCTTCCAGGGTCCCAGCAAAAGATGTGCCCAGTTACATATCACTGAGTGACAATGTGCTCAGAAAACCCCAATCCATGGCTTCCTACCAGCCAGTCATAGTTTACTCAGTCCTCCAGTCCAGATGCAGTTTGTTTACCAATCCAGAGTCATTTTTATCTGGAGTAATGTCACCTGGtttgatattgtgaaatatatatttggtttttgtcCTGTCTCCTGGCAAAAGCTCCTGCAACCCTTGGAATAGACTCTGAAGTGATCAAAGCGTCTTTtatatgctaatgagatgactggtggcTGGCTGCCCCTAGGTAGCTTCCAGATGGGAGCTGGTCACCAGAAAACCAGAcaggattagagggttgggaATTTCATCTCCATCCTCAAAACTcctgggaggggagagaagatgAAGGCTGAGTTGACTACCAAGGGCCAGTGATGATCATGCCTCTgtgatgaagcctccataaaaaccccactgtggctgggtgtggtggctggctcctgtgatcccagcactatgggtggctgaggagggaggatcacttgaggccaggaggttgggcctgcagtgagccaagattgcaccactgctctccagcctgggggacagagcaagaccttgtttctcaaaaacaacaacaacaacaaccaaaggACTGGGTGGGTTCAGACAGCTTCCACACAGCTGAACACTTGGTGGTGCCCGGATGGTAGTGAGTACAGACAGGGCATGAAAGGTCCTTGGACCTTCCCACATcccttgccctatgcatctcttccatttggcgGTTCATCTGTATCCTCTGTAATatccccccgctttttttttttttgagacggagtttcgctcttgttgcccaggctggagtgcaatgacgcgatcttggctcactgcaacctctgcctcctgggttcaagtgattctcctgcctcagcctcctgagtagctgggattacaggcatgtgccaccacacctggctaattttgtattcgtagtagagatggggtttctccatgttggtcaggctggtctcaaactcccgacctcaggtgatccgcccgcgttggcctcccaaagtgctgggattacaggcatgagccaccgcgcttggcctgtaatatcctttataacaaATAGGGGAAACTCAGGGAAACTGAAACTCACTCTGGCAAATTAATCAATCTTCAGGAGGGGTTCATGGGAACCCCCAATTTGTGGCCCATCAGTCAGATGTATAGGTGACACCCTACTTGTGACTGACATCTCAAGttggggcagtcttgtgggactaagccctcaacctgtgggaacTGACGCTAACTCCAGGTAGACGGTGTCAGAATGGAATTGACTTAAGAgcacacccagctggtgtccagGGAGAATGCCTTGGTATGTGGGGGAACAGCCTGGGGCCTGGGATTACATCTGGTGTCGGAAGTGTTGTGTCAAGTGAGAGTAGACAGTAGGAAAAACTtgggtttccttccttccttatctcTCAGACCCAGTAAAACAGCCGTCATTCCATTGTCAGGCTTCCAGTAACACAGAGCTAAACATGACAATGATAATGACAGTTAATAACCATTAACAGATCCTAGAAGTACAGTGTCAGAGGTTACTTCATAATAAAAG encodes:
- the LOC105463582 gene encoding KRAB domain-containing protein 4 isoform X2, with amino-acid sequence MAMSQESLTFKDVFVDFTLEEWQQLDSAQKNLYRDVMLENYSHLVSVGYLVAKPDVIFRLGPGEESWMADGGTPVRTCAGEDRPVWQVDEQIDCYKESQDKLLWQAAFIGKETLKDESGQESRTCRKSIYLSTEFDSVRQRLPKYYSWEKAFKT
- the LOC105463582 gene encoding KRAB domain-containing protein 4 isoform X4, whose amino-acid sequence is MAMSQESLTFKDVFVDFTLEEWQQLDSAQKNLYRDVMLENYSHLVSVGYLVAKPDVIFRLGPGEESWMADGGTPVRTCAGEDRPDVSIFASCILKCCY
- the LOC105463582 gene encoding KRAB domain-containing protein 4 isoform X1, whose product is MAMSQESLTFKDVFVDFTLEEWQQLDSAQKNLYRDVMLENYSHLVSVGYLVAKPDVIFRLGPGEESWMADGGTPVRTCAGEDRPEVWQVDEQIDCYKESQDKLLWQAAFIGKETLKDESGQESRTCRKSIYLSTEFDSVRQRLPKYYSWEKAFKT
- the LOC105463582 gene encoding KRAB domain-containing protein 4 isoform X5, which produces MAMSQESLTFKDVFVDFTLEEWQQLDSAQKNLYRDVMLENYSHLVSVGYLVAKPDVIFRLGPGEESWMADGGTPVRTCADVSIFASCILKCCY